Genomic DNA from Roseofilum casamattae BLCC-M143:
GGAGTTGCAACAAAATCAATCGACCTCTCCGAGCGATCGCCAACTCCAGCAGCGCGTCAATCAGTACAAAATGGAAATGCTCGATCGCTATCCCCACCAACTTTCTGGAGGACAACTGCAACGGGTGACGATCGCCATGGCCATCTCCTGCGATCCCGTACTCCTGATTGCAGACGAACCCACCACTGCCCTCGATGTTACCGTGCAGGCAACCATTTTGAATCTGTTGCGCGAGCTACAGCAAAAGCGCCGCATGTCAATTATTTTTATCACTCACGATTTGGGGGTAATTGCTGAAATTGCCGATCGCGTGGCCGTCATGTATCGCGGTGAAATTGTCGAATCTGGCTCGGTATTCGATATCTTTGCTCGTCCGCAACATCCTTACACGAAAGGATTGCTCGCCTGTCGTCCCCGTCCCGATACGCAGTTGAAATATTTACCGACGGTGGCGGATTATTTGGCGATCGAAATAACGGAAGAGGGAGAGACATCTCTCTTGGCAAAAGACACGGAACAGTCAGCGATCGCTCTCGAAGCTGGCGATCGCGAACAGCGGTTAGCCGCTCTGCAAGAGAAAGCTCCCATCCTATTAGTGCGAGACTTACAGGTAGGATATCCGGTGAAAGGAGTTTTAGGACGGACGCAACGCTACGCCATGGCCGTTAATGGGGTTTCCTTTGAGGTCTATCCTGGAGAAACCTTGGGATTAGTTGGAGAATCTGGATGCGGGAAAACCACCCTGGCTCGCACTCTCATGCAACTAGTGAAGCCTCTGAGCGGTACGATCGCCTTTGAAGGGACGTTTGTAGAACGGTTGCACGGATCTCGGTTGCGTCAGTTTCGGCGCGAGATGCAAATTATTTTCCAAGACCCTTACAGTTCTCTCGATCCGCGCATGTCCATTGGCGCAGCGATTATGGAACCCTTGCTCATTCATGATGGCACGAGCGCGCGCAAACAGCACCGCGAACGAGCGCAAATGCTACTCGAGAGAGTCGGTCTCGATCCGAACTGGATGAACCGCTATCCCCACGAATTTTCTGGAGGACAGCGCCAGCGGGTTTGTATTGCGCGCGCTCTTGCTCTCAACCCGAAGTTTATTATCTGCGACGAGTCGGTTTCCGCGTTGGACGTTTCCGTACAAGCTCAGGTGCTCAATCTACTGAAGGAGTTGCAAGAGGAGTTGCAGTTAACTTATATCTTCATTTCCCACGATCTGAGCGTGGTGAAATTTATGAGCGATCGCATTGTGGTAATGAATCGCGGTAAAGTAGAGGAAATCGGTACGTCTGAAGAGATTTATAACCATCCGACTCAAGAGTACACTCGCCAATTGATTGCTTCAATTCCTACGGGAACTCTAGAAGCCATTCAACAACGTCAGGCGAAACTCAGTTAAGTATCATCTACTGCGATATGAGCGTTCCGCGCACAATTTGTCTGGGTTTTTTGGTCGCGATCGCGATCGGCACTGGGTTATTAATGCTACCCTTTGCGATTTCGCCGGAGGGGTTTGCGACCATTGACGGGCCCTTAGATTACATCATAAAGGCCTTGTTTACTGCCACATCTTCCGTCTGCGTCACCGGATTATCCATTGTCAATGTGGGAGAATTTTATTCCATTTGGGGACAAGTTTTCTTGTGCCTGTTGTTCCAAGTCGGCGGCTTGGGATATATGACCGCCACCACCTTTTTATTACTGATCTTAGGTCGGAAATTAGGCCTGCGCGATAAACTTGCCGTGCAGCAGTCCTTAGATACTCCAGGAATTGCCGGAGCCAAACAGTTAGTGCGATCGATTATTATCGTTACGGCTGTTGTGGAAATTGCCGGCGCGCTCCTGCTAATGCAAGTCTTTCAACCCGAATATGGATTCATTCGTGGATTGTGGTTGGGTATTTTTCATAGTATTAGCGCGTTTAACAATGCCGGGTTTAGTTTATTTGCCAATAGCTTATCGGATTATGGAACTTCAACGTTGGCGATCGCGATCGTTACCGGATTAATTATTATTGGCGGTATCGGCTACCAAACCATTGTGGAAACCTATACCTGGATCTATCGACGGTTCGTCAAACGCAGCCATCGCTTTTCCTTTTCCTTAAACTCGAAAGTCGTCTCTAGCACTACAATTGCTCTGTTGGCGATCGCAACTCTTACCTTTTTGCAAACCGAATATCAGAACCCAGACACTCTCGCACCTCTGAGCTTTTGGCATAAACTCTTAGCCGCTTGGTTTCAATCCGTGACCGTGCGCACCGCCGGATTTAACACCATCGATATCGGGCAAATGACCGTACCTTCTCTCGTTCTCACATTACCTCTAATGCTGATTGGTTCGAGTCCGGGAGGAACCGGAGGTGGAATGAAAACCACCACGTTTAGAATCCTCTTAAATGCCACTATTGCTGCCTTGCAAGAGCGCCAAGAAGTTCTCTGCTATCGGCGTAAAATTCCCAACGATCTCCTGATTAAAGCAGTGGGAGTCATTGTTAGTTCTCTCCTCGTTATTATTGTCGCAACCATGCTGGTAAGCATGACCTCCACTTCCATTGACTTCTTACCCATTTTATTTGAGGTCGTTTCTGCCTTTAGCACTGTCGGTCTGTCCGCTGGAATTACTGCCAATTTGTCGCCGATTTCCTTGCTGGTTATTATTGTCACCATGTATATCGGACGGGTGGGAATCTTAATGTTAATGGCATCATTTTACGACAATCCTATGCCTTCAGTAATTCGTTATTCTGAGGAGGATTTACTGATTGGTTAAGAGTAATACCAAATCCGATCGCTACAGGGTGTATACAAACAAAAAACTGAATGTGTTGCTCGTCCAAAAAGTATAGTCAATTGGAATAGCAATGAGACCAATAGTTATGTGAGGACTGAGCGCAGTCGAAGTCCGGGTTGCTAAAGGTGTCCGAGCTTCGGCTTCGCTCAGCTCTCACTGGCTTTACAATTTAAACTCGCGAAGACCCCGAATACACCAATCCTTGAGCCACATCCAAGGTCACAAACTCTCCATCTCTGATGGTCTGCGTCGCTTGCGAAACTCCTACAATTACCGGAATGCCCAAACGCAAACCAATGATTGCAGCATGAGATGTCTTGCTATCGGCTTCAATCACGATCGCCCCTGCTTTCCGAATCGCCTCAATAAAATCAGCGCCAGTTTCTGGAGCAATCAAAATATCCCCCGGATGGAAATGAGTCGCTTCCAAGCCATTATGAGCCACTCGCGCTCGTCCGCTCACCACTCCCTGACCGATGCCCGTACCTTTGCCCAAGACTGCGGTGACAATTTGTACTTTAATCAAATCCGTCGATCCCGGAACTCCCGGCAACGTTCCTGCCGTCATCACCACCAAATCTCCCTCTTGCAACAAATCTTGCTCTCGAGCAGTATTAATCGCAGCTTGGAAGGTTTGACTGGTTGAAGGTAAATCCAGCACTAACAAGGTCTGCACGCCCCAAACTAGCTGCAATCGTCGCGCTACTGGTACTTGCGGGGTAATCGCTAAAATCGGTGGAGTCGGTCGGAATTTAGACACGTTACGAGCCGTTGCTCCAGTTTTGGTGAGGGTGAGCACTGCGGCAGCTTGCAGTTGTTCGGCAATGCGGCTTACCCCTTGCGAAATCGCACTGGGAATGGACTGGCGCACGTAGTTTTCCGCATTGCGAGTGTGGGGTTCTTGTTCGATCCGTTGCGCAATGCGCGCCATAGTTGTCACGGCCTCTACCGGAAACTTACCCACCGCTGTTTCATTGGACAGCATTACCGCATCCGTACCGTCAATAATCGCATTGGCTACATCAGAAATCTCCGCACGGGTAGCACGGGGAGCGCTCACCATGCTATCGAGCATTTGGGTTGCGGTAATAACGGGAATGCCCAAACGGTTGGACGTTGCAATCAGCCGTTTTTGCAGCATGGGGACATCTTCAGCAGGCACTTCCACGCCTAAATCCCCGCGAGCTACCATCACGCCATCGGCTAAACTGAGGATGGCTTCCATTTGCTCGATCGCCTCGTGTTTCTCAATTTTGACGATAACTGGAACCTGTTTGCCTGCCTGAGAAATAATTTCTTTAATCTCTAACACATCTTGAGGGTTGCGCACGAAAGACAGAGCAACCCAGTCTACCCCTCGATCGAGACCAAAGGCTAAATCGACGCGGTCTTTCTCCGTGAGGGCTTTCACCGATAGATAAACTCCAGGAAAGTTCACTCCCTTATTATTCGACAACGTCCCCGGAACGACCACTCGGCAGTGCAGTTGGCGGTTGACGCGATCGATCTCCTCGACTTTCATTTCCACCCGGCCGTCGTCGAGCAAAATGGTGGCATTCTCTGGAACCTCATCCGTCAAGCGATCGTAGCTGACAAAACTAATCTGCTGCGTTCCCAAACAATGCTCGCTGGTGAGGGTAAAGCGATCGCCTTTTTTCAAGACCACCGAACCTTGCTCGAATTTTCCCAACCGAATTTTCGGCCCTTGCAAATCTTGCAGAATACCTACGGGTTGATTTAGCTCGAAAGAAATTTGCCGGATCAGCCGGATATTGCGCTGATGGTCGTCGTGGGTTCCGTGAGAGAAATTTAATCTCAGGGTCGTTGCACCAGCTTCAATCAACTCTCGTAGCACTTCTGCACTGCTAGTTGCGGGGCCGATAGTGGCTACAATCTTGGTTCGACGGGAAGAATACTGCGATCGCATGGATGGTGTATCACGTGATGAAGTCGTTGTTTATTGTACCGATAACCCAGGCCCATCGATCGCTCTGTTTCGCAAACGAGCAAAATCAGATAGTTCGTGCCATTGCCTCCTCGTCGAATAACTCGGAATGTTTAACGCTGAAAGTGATGGCAATAGTCCCCTAACCCCATGGGTAAAAACATGGTCATGGTGGTGCCTTGTTGGGGATGCTGGCGGAGCAAAAGCTTGCCTCCGATGGCTTCAAATAAATTTTTGGTGACGCTAAAGTTCAAGCTCAGATTGCCGGTTTCTGGTTGAAACATCAAAAGTTGACCTAAGGCTTTAAATGGAGAGAGATGAGAGGAATGCTGGCACTGTCCATCGTGGCACACCAATTGCAGTTTCAGGCGATCGCCGGCTGGAGTTAGTTTAACTTGCACGCGAGAGCCGGTGGGTAAGCTACTGGTAAAGTTATCGATCGCATTAGCGAGTACTCGCTCTAATAAGGTCGGATCGCTGACCACCATGGGCATTTGCTGCGGCAATACGGCTTCCAGGGTAATGTTACGACGGTTGGCTTGTTTTTGCCAGCGCGGAATACTCTCTTGCAAGACTTCAATTAATGAGGTGGCTGTCAGATGAGTGGCAGTTAATTTATCGGATGTCGTTTCCAGTTCTACCGCGCGAAAAATGAGATCGAAGCGGTCGATCTGTTCCGTACATTCGCGATCGATCGCCTGCAAGCGCTCGAGCACCTTTGACGGCAAGCGATCGCGTTTCAGCAGCAAACGAGTGTAGGTCCGAATTGTCGATAGAGGAGTTTTCACTTCATGGGCAATGGCTTGCAACAGTTCCAAATCTGCCGCATAGGGCGTTACCGGTGCGGGTTTGGCCGCGCGAGTCTCGCAAGGAGAGACCCAAGGTTCCGGCAGGTATTGCACCATTAATTGGCTAAAGTCACTGACGGTTTGGTAAGGAGGTGCCACAATGGGGAGTTCGCCGTGCAAACAAGCCAGATGCTGCAGATCGGAGGCCGTTCCGGTAAGCATCACTCGCGATCGCAGGGCATCCCAAGCCAGGGTAACAACATCCGGATCGAAGGAAAAGCGGAATCCCAGATTTCCTGTGACTAGGGTTTCTAGAACTAAAAGCAGGCTGAAATTAGGGGTCAGAATGAGAGCAAATTGTTCGGTTTTGAGGGGATCGTTAGGTAGCAGCAGAATACGGCCGGGTGTAGGAGTGGCATTGCAGGGAGAGCCGAGTTTTGATGAAGCCGTCGCTGGGGGAAGTTGGAACTGGGTTGGATGAGAGGAGGGAGCAGAACTAAATAACCAGGTCGCGATCGGTAGATGAGAATAGGTGAGAATTGGAGATGAGGCGAGAATTAATCCGGGGTTGTCCGGAGTGCGGTCGAGGAGGAGGTTAACAGCGGCAATGGCACCGCACCAAGAGCGTTCGGCTTTGGTGTTGCTGTCTGCGATCGCGGCGGGTTGAGCGCGCGCTAGAATTTCACTTAAGGTGGGAATCGTCCACTGAACCATGACCGTTGTGTTGCAATCTCTGCTATTTTGTCGCCAATCTTATCTGTGAGGTTATCGCGATCGGGGTAGAGTTGCCTAGGCGGCGAACCGAATAGAGAAGTTGCAATGTCCGGCTCGAGGTGGTCTTTTATCAATGAATAATGAATAATTAACAATTAATAATGGGGATTGCTAGTTGACTGGGAACGAACGGCTGTCCGCGTCCAGTCAACTAGCGCTAATGACGATATTGCTATTGATGCGATCGCCAATTATCCTAAGTTATCCAACTTCGGTAATGCTAACAATACGGCCGCCAGAACGTTGAATGCGCTGGATCTGAGGCGTCATTTTCGCGCCAGATACCAGATATTCAGTGGTGCTTACCCGACGAGGAGCATCAAATTTAGAGCCGGTAACCAGAATCTTAAAGGTTTTTTCCGTGGCATCTTTGTAGCCTGCAATGCGACCGCCCGTAGAAGGAACGGCAGCAGGACTAGAGCTGTTGGCCGCAATAACATCGACCAAACGAGAGCCGGTGAAGGCGCTATCAACTCCAGCATATCCTTGATACAAGGATAGGGTGCGATTGTAACCCACTTGTTTTTGACCGACTTGACTTAGCGCTCCTTGATAGTAAGGGACGATATCTTCGCCAAAGGTGTCTTGATATTCAACACTATCGAGGTAAGAGTCGATTTCTGCTTCGTATCCTTCGTTGATGCAACGGCAAATATGCTCGGAAAGCTCCTGTTGATCGGTAGGGGCGCGACCGAGTAAATGTTTGAAGTTGAGTTCGACGAAGCGATAGGGAGCGCAAGACTCGAAATAGCGCGTACGATAGAAGTCAGATTTAGCCACAGCGCGGACAAAATCGCGGACGCTGAGTTCGCCTCGGCAGAATTGAGATTCAGCCGTAACGAGACGTTCGCTGTCCATAACGTGGGGGTTACCGAGCACTTGCTTGTAAACCGAGAGGATTATAGCTTGCTTGTCTTCTGAGGTGCTGGTCGGCCAGCTTTCTACGGGGGCATCTAAAATGACACTCATTCAGATTCTCCTTTAAGTTTAATGAAGGTTTTTAAATGAACCACAATCGAGTTATATCATTCATAGGGCACTCGATTAAAGAGCAATAATTGTCTCAATTTGTGAAGCTGGGAGACCTTTGAGTCTCGATTGCGGACGGTATATATTAATTGATGGCGATCGCTCAACTTCTGATGAATCTTTTTGGCTTCAGGATCTTAATATTTCTTAATTAAAATAGACATTAATTCACGTTATTCAATCGTTAGGTTGGGTGAAGTTGACTTTTGCGTCTGCACCCATGAAACCGAACAGTGAAGAGTCTCCTGTTGGGTTTCATGGCGTTGCACCCAACCTAAATCTGATGCATCAGATCGGCTGAAACCGTCCGCTAATATTTGGGAACGGAAGTATCAACGTCATCGCTCCAGGCCGTAATACCCCCTTTGAGATTGATCCCTTCAATTCCAGCTTGTTTGAGAATTACCAAAGCTTTCGCCGAACGTCCCCCCATTTTGCAATGAGCAATTAACTTGTGTCCGTTGACTAATTCTTTGACTTTCTCCACACCAGCCCCTTGTTCGATATCCGGTAGAGGAACTAAGACAGAACCGGGAATGCGAGCGATGTCATATTCATGGGGATTTCTCACATCAACCAGGACGAAATCGCGATCGCCACTGTCGATTAATGTTTTCAAATCCGTTGCTGTCATTTCCGGAATAGCCGACTGTTGTTCTGCTTCTGCTGCTTTCGCTTGCGGAATACCGCAGAACTGTTCGTAGTCGATGAGTTTTTCGATAACCGGACGTTCTGGATTCGGCCGTAATTTCAGCTCTCTAAACTTCATGTCTAGAGCATTGTAGAGTAACAAGCGTCCGCTTAATGTGTTTGGCGAACCGAGAATAATCTTCACGGTTTCAGTAGCTTGAATTATCCCGATCGTGCCGGGTAAAATTCCTAAAACGCCACCTTCAGCACAAGAAGGAACCATACCGGGAGGTGGGGGTTCCGGATACAAATCGCGGTAGTTCGGCCCGCCTTCGTAGTTAAAGACCGTTGCTTGTCCTTCAAAACGGAAAATTGACCCGTAAACGTTGGGTTTATTGGCTAATACGCAAGCATCGTTGACCAAATATCGAGTGGGGAAATTATCCGTTCCATCGACAACAATATCGTAGGGTTCGATAATTTCGAGGGCATTTTCCGAACTCAAATGAGTTTCGTACAGATCGACTTGGCAATGAGGATTAATTTCGTGAATCCGATTTTTTGCCGATTCAATTTTGGGTTTGCCGACCCAAGACGTGCCGTGAATAACTTGTCGTTGCAAATTGGACATATCGACCACATCGAAGTCTACAATACCGATGCGCCCGATACCTGCGGCGGCGAGGTAGAGTAACAGAGGCGAGCCGAGACCGCCAGTACCAACACAGAGAACGCTGGCTGCTTTCAAGCGTTTTTGCCCGTCGATTCCAATTTCTGGCAAAATTAGATGACGGGAGTAGCGCTCGTAGTCATCTTGGGTAAGTTGAATATCGTCCAGATTAGGATTGAGCATAGAAGTTAAGGGGATTGGTTGCAATAGGTTCCCATCAATTTCCCTTGGGGGTCTTCCATTGTACCTCTGTCTCTACCTCGCTGGAGTCGTGCGTATGCGAAGATATGTTAAGTAAATAAGCGCGCTGGAATTGGCGATCGCTATCTAATACCCAAGTATTGACTTCTACGGCTTTTCCGTTCCTTACGGAGACGATCGCATAGTAACAGTCCGACCATGCCAATTGGCGATCGCATTCGGAAGGAATAGCCGGACTATCGGGATGGGAATGATAAAAGCCGATAATGTTCAAATTGCGATCGCGAGCCGAGCGTTGTAGATGTAAGAGAGTTTCTGGCGCGATCGCATAACGCTCTCGTTTGCTCGTTCCCAAGCGATCGAAACAACCGCTCTCTTCCCATTCTCGCTCCATCTCCTCCGTCCAAGCATTCTCAGTCGGAACCACTTGCACCACTTGCACCGCACCCTGCTCCTGCCTCCCCAGCAACACCCCACAGCATTCTTGGGGATAACAACGTTCGGCATGAGCGCATAAATCTTGTTGATGGTTGCTACTTGCGATCGCCCGTGTCATTAATACTAAAGTTCAAAATTAAGTTACTTAACTATCTAGCGATCGCGAGTCAATGTTGCGATTGCCTATGCCTGGATTACCTAATGATGATTGGCGATCGCGACAGTATCGAATTCCTCTAAAACTTCCGAAAGCTTTTTTTGCAAGCTTTTCAGGTCTTTACAGTTCTCCCACTTCAGTTATGGTATTTCCTTAATACTTGCGCTCCTGCGGTTCAAACTGAGTAATGGAAACCGGACGATATTGAATATCAATTCCCGCAACGGAGTAGAACGCGAGAGTATGCTTGAGGAAGTTGGGATCGTCTCGTTGCGGATAGTCCTCGCGAGAATGAGCGCCGCGACTTTCTTGACGGTTGAGTGCGGAAGTGAGAATAGTTTGACCGACCACCATGATATTCTGCAATTCCATAGCTTCGATGATTTCGGTATTCCATAAAGAACCGCGATCGTCGAGATAGATATTGCTATATTGTTGCTGTAACTCTTGGATTGCTGCTAAGCCTTGTTCCATGGACTGGCGATCGCGAAACACTCCACAATACTCGCTCATCGCATCCTGAAAGGCTTGGCAAATGGAGTTAATCCGGCGATCGCCTTGTTGCTCTAACAAAGATTGTAGGCGTTCTTTGGCTTGTTGCAAATAGGCAGATTCATCGAGACTCGGTAGTTTCCGATCTTGCAGGTATCGGGCGATCGCAGCCCCCGTTCTGCGCCCGTAGACCACGCATTCAAGCAAGGAATTACTCCCCAGGCGATTGGCGCCATGGACGGACACGCAAGCGCATTCTCCCGCCGCAAATAGCCCATCTACCAACCCATCCACACTGCTGCGCACGCGACCGTCAGTATTCACGGGAATCCCACCCATAGAATAATGGGCGGTAGGACGCACGGGCATGGGTTCTTCCACTGCATCAACACCCACTAGACGATGAGCCTCTTCCCAACAAAAAGGAACGCGACTCATAATCTTCTCCCGTCCCATATGGCGCAAGTCCAGATGGACGAAAGGCCCTCCCGCGCTACCGTCGGTATTAACTCCGCGACCGGCACGAATTTCCAAAGTAATCGCTCGCGAGGTAATATCTCGAGGAGCCAGCTCCATTTTATTCGGCGCATAATTCTCCATAAAGCGATCGCCATCGCTATTGCGCAAATAGGCTCCTTCCCCGCGCACTGCCTCTGAAATCAATACTCCAACCGGATATAACCCCGTGGGATGGAACTGGACAAACTCCATATCTTGCAGGGGTAAGCCAGCTAAAGCAGCCATAGCCAACCCATCGCCAGTAGAAGCATAATCGTTAGAAGTAGTATTAAATACGCGACCGTAACCTCCAGTCGCCAGCATCACCGCTCTCGCGCGCACCACTTGCAGCGTACCGCCAGCAATATGGTACATCACCACCCCTTTCGCTTCTCCCTCTTCCACAATCAGGCGCATCACGTACCATTCCTGGTAAATTTGGACGCCGTTGCGATGGAGATTATTCACCAACTCGTGTAAAATTGCGTGACCTGTTTTATCCGCAGCGTAACAGGTGCGACGATAAGAATGACCGCCAAAGGGGCGCTGGGCAATA
This window encodes:
- a CDS encoding ABC transporter ATP-binding protein, translating into MNDPVLRVCHLTVQFQTGETTARAVNDISFSVQRGQTLGIVGESGSGKSVTSLAVLNLIPQPPGKITNGEIWFTGNEGEPTNLRTCSPQQMQQYRGSQIAMIFQEPMSSLNPLYTIGFQLIETLRFHQEISTASARRQAIALLQEVQLLPSDTVLSDRAFQELQQNQSTSPSDRQLQQRVNQYKMEMLDRYPHQLSGGQLQRVTIAMAISCDPVLLIADEPTTALDVTVQATILNLLRELQQKRRMSIIFITHDLGVIAEIADRVAVMYRGEIVESGSVFDIFARPQHPYTKGLLACRPRPDTQLKYLPTVADYLAIEITEEGETSLLAKDTEQSAIALEAGDREQRLAALQEKAPILLVRDLQVGYPVKGVLGRTQRYAMAVNGVSFEVYPGETLGLVGESGCGKTTLARTLMQLVKPLSGTIAFEGTFVERLHGSRLRQFRREMQIIFQDPYSSLDPRMSIGAAIMEPLLIHDGTSARKQHRERAQMLLERVGLDPNWMNRYPHEFSGGQRQRVCIARALALNPKFIICDESVSALDVSVQAQVLNLLKELQEELQLTYIFISHDLSVVKFMSDRIVVMNRGKVEEIGTSEEIYNHPTQEYTRQLIASIPTGTLEAIQQRQAKLS
- a CDS encoding TrkH family potassium uptake protein, coding for MSVPRTICLGFLVAIAIGTGLLMLPFAISPEGFATIDGPLDYIIKALFTATSSVCVTGLSIVNVGEFYSIWGQVFLCLLFQVGGLGYMTATTFLLLILGRKLGLRDKLAVQQSLDTPGIAGAKQLVRSIIIVTAVVEIAGALLLMQVFQPEYGFIRGLWLGIFHSISAFNNAGFSLFANSLSDYGTSTLAIAIVTGLIIIGGIGYQTIVETYTWIYRRFVKRSHRFSFSLNSKVVSSTTIALLAIATLTFLQTEYQNPDTLAPLSFWHKLLAAWFQSVTVRTAGFNTIDIGQMTVPSLVLTLPLMLIGSSPGGTGGGMKTTTFRILLNATIAALQERQEVLCYRRKIPNDLLIKAVGVIVSSLLVIIVATMLVSMTSTSIDFLPILFEVVSAFSTVGLSAGITANLSPISLLVIIVTMYIGRVGILMLMASFYDNPMPSVIRYSEEDLLIG
- the pyk gene encoding pyruvate kinase, with the translated sequence MRSQYSSRRTKIVATIGPATSSAEVLRELIEAGATTLRLNFSHGTHDDHQRNIRLIRQISFELNQPVGILQDLQGPKIRLGKFEQGSVVLKKGDRFTLTSEHCLGTQQISFVSYDRLTDEVPENATILLDDGRVEMKVEEIDRVNRQLHCRVVVPGTLSNNKGVNFPGVYLSVKALTEKDRVDLAFGLDRGVDWVALSFVRNPQDVLEIKEIISQAGKQVPVIVKIEKHEAIEQMEAILSLADGVMVARGDLGVEVPAEDVPMLQKRLIATSNRLGIPVITATQMLDSMVSAPRATRAEISDVANAIIDGTDAVMLSNETAVGKFPVEAVTTMARIAQRIEQEPHTRNAENYVRQSIPSAISQGVSRIAEQLQAAAVLTLTKTGATARNVSKFRPTPPILAITPQVPVARRLQLVWGVQTLLVLDLPSTSQTFQAAINTAREQDLLQEGDLVVMTAGTLPGVPGSTDLIKVQIVTAVLGKGTGIGQGVVSGRARVAHNGLEATHFHPGDILIAPETGADFIEAIRKAGAIVIEADSKTSHAAIIGLRLGIPVIVGVSQATQTIRDGEFVTLDVAQGLVYSGSSRV
- a CDS encoding sensor histidine kinase, coding for MVQWTIPTLSEILARAQPAAIADSNTKAERSWCGAIAAVNLLLDRTPDNPGLILASSPILTYSHLPIATWLFSSAPSSHPTQFQLPPATASSKLGSPCNATPTPGRILLLPNDPLKTEQFALILTPNFSLLLVLETLVTGNLGFRFSFDPDVVTLAWDALRSRVMLTGTASDLQHLACLHGELPIVAPPYQTVSDFSQLMVQYLPEPWVSPCETRAAKPAPVTPYAADLELLQAIAHEVKTPLSTIRTYTRLLLKRDRLPSKVLERLQAIDRECTEQIDRFDLIFRAVELETTSDKLTATHLTATSLIEVLQESIPRWQKQANRRNITLEAVLPQQMPMVVSDPTLLERVLANAIDNFTSSLPTGSRVQVKLTPAGDRLKLQLVCHDGQCQHSSHLSPFKALGQLLMFQPETGNLSLNFSVTKNLFEAIGGKLLLRQHPQQGTTMTMFLPMGLGDYCHHFQR
- a CDS encoding phycobilisome rod-core linker polypeptide, whose translation is MSVILDAPVESWPTSTSEDKQAIILSVYKQVLGNPHVMDSERLVTAESQFCRGELSVRDFVRAVAKSDFYRTRYFESCAPYRFVELNFKHLLGRAPTDQQELSEHICRCINEGYEAEIDSYLDSVEYQDTFGEDIVPYYQGALSQVGQKQVGYNRTLSLYQGYAGVDSAFTGSRLVDVIAANSSSPAAVPSTGGRIAGYKDATEKTFKILVTGSKFDAPRRVSTTEYLVSGAKMTPQIQRIQRSGGRIVSITEVG
- the moeB gene encoding molybdopterin-synthase adenylyltransferase MoeB; its protein translation is MLNPNLDDIQLTQDDYERYSRHLILPEIGIDGQKRLKAASVLCVGTGGLGSPLLLYLAAAGIGRIGIVDFDVVDMSNLQRQVIHGTSWVGKPKIESAKNRIHEINPHCQVDLYETHLSSENALEIIEPYDIVVDGTDNFPTRYLVNDACVLANKPNVYGSIFRFEGQATVFNYEGGPNYRDLYPEPPPPGMVPSCAEGGVLGILPGTIGIIQATETVKIILGSPNTLSGRLLLYNALDMKFRELKLRPNPERPVIEKLIDYEQFCGIPQAKAAEAEQQSAIPEMTATDLKTLIDSGDRDFVLVDVRNPHEYDIARIPGSVLVPLPDIEQGAGVEKVKELVNGHKLIAHCKMGGRSAKALVILKQAGIEGINLKGGITAWSDDVDTSVPKY
- a CDS encoding M67 family metallopeptidase is translated as MTRAIASSNHQQDLCAHAERCYPQECCGVLLGRQEQGAVQVVQVVPTENAWTEEMEREWEESGCFDRLGTSKRERYAIAPETLLHLQRSARDRNLNIIGFYHSHPDSPAIPSECDRQLAWSDCYYAIVSVRNGKAVEVNTWVLDSDRQFQRAYLLNISSHTHDSSEVETEVQWKTPKGN
- a CDS encoding succinate dehydrogenase/fumarate reductase flavoprotein subunit, with amino-acid sequence MLEHDVIIVGGGLAGCQAALEIARTDPQLNVALVAKTHPIRSHSVAAQGGIAATLRNVDTEDSWEAHAFDTVKGSDYLADQDAVEILTKEAPNVVIDLENLGVLFSRLDDGRIAQRPFGGHSYRRTCYAADKTGHAILHELVNNLHRNGVQIYQEWYVMRLIVEEGEAKGVVMYHIAGGTLQVVRARAVMLATGGYGRVFNTTSNDYASTGDGLAMAALAGLPLQDMEFVQFHPTGLYPVGVLISEAVRGEGAYLRNSDGDRFMENYAPNKMELAPRDITSRAITLEIRAGRGVNTDGSAGGPFVHLDLRHMGREKIMSRVPFCWEEAHRLVGVDAVEEPMPVRPTAHYSMGGIPVNTDGRVRSSVDGLVDGLFAAGECACVSVHGANRLGSNSLLECVVYGRRTGAAIARYLQDRKLPSLDESAYLQQAKERLQSLLEQQGDRRINSICQAFQDAMSEYCGVFRDRQSMEQGLAAIQELQQQYSNIYLDDRGSLWNTEIIEAMELQNIMVVGQTILTSALNRQESRGAHSREDYPQRDDPNFLKHTLAFYSVAGIDIQYRPVSITQFEPQERKY